TTAATGGTAGCAAGAGAAGAAAATATTACTAGAGCAGCAGCTCTTTTGTATATTACACAACCTACTCTTTCCAGGCAACTGATGCAGCTTGAAGAAGAACTTGGAGTAAAGCTTTTCCATAGAAGCAAACATCGCATAATTTTAACTGGTGATGGAATGCTGTTGAAACGGAGAGCTGAGGAAATTGTTTCTCTTGCTGATAAAACAGAACGAGAATTCTTTCAAAAGGATGAAAATCTTATTGGAGAGCTTGTAATTGGCAGTGGGGAGCTGCAAAGTTCACAGTTTTTATCTATGCTGCTTGCTTCTTTTTATAAGAAACATCCTCAGGTATATTATGAAATTTATAGTGGAAACTCAGACAATATCAAAGAAAGAATTGAAAGAGGAATTCTTGATATGGGGCTGCTGGTAGAACCTGTTGATACCAGTAGATATGAATTTATAAGATTTCCTATAAAAGAGGAGTGGGGAATACTTGTAAGTGAAAATTCAGAACTTGCTGGAAAAAAAAGTGTAACTTCTAAAGATTTAATCAATATACCATTGATTATGACTAAACGTGAAACTTTACAAAAGGAATTAAAAAACTGGTTTGGAATATATTCAGAGCAGATTGAAGTTGTTGCCAGTGGAAATCTTCTGTATAACATGGCAGCTATGGTAAAAAATAGAATGGGGGCTGTTATTACTTTGAAACTGGATTGTAAATATAATGAACTTTCTTTTGTTCCTCTTTCTCCCAAATTGGAATCAACTACAGTATTGGTATGGAAGAAGAATCAAGCTTCTTCTCCAATTGCTTCAGCATTTATTGAACATGTTAAAAAATACGTTTCAAGCATTTTTAATGATACAATCTAAGTATTAGACATAATTAAATAATAGGTTTAAAATGTAGTTACTTAATAGAGTAGCTGCATTTTTTATTTTAAGAACAGTTAGGAAGTGAGCATAATGACATTTGATGAAATAAAAAAATATTATAATATAACTGATGAGATTATTCAAGAATATAAAAATTGGGGTTTTTCCAGAATAGAAAAAAATGGTAAGAATAATTCAGAGCTGGAGAAATTAAAATTAATTATGATATTGAGAGACAGTGGCTTTAATGCAAAAGAGATTGAAAATTATATGAAGATAGAATTTAAAGATGGAAGAGCAGATGCAAAAAAAATGAAGCTGCTTAATGATAAAAGAAATCAATTATTGGATAAAATCCATACATATGAAAAACAACTGGGGAATTTAGATTACATTAGATATGAGATTCGTAAAAATATAGAAGGAGGAATTTAAAATGAAATTAGATTTTTATTACTACAACCCTGCTAAAATTTATTTTGGAAAAAAAGCTCTTGATAATTTAGATGGAGAACTGAAAAGCTTTCTGGTTTTATTAAGGAATTAGGACTGCCTTTAACTTTGAGAGAATGTGGCCATAAAAAACTATCTTCAGAAGAAATATTGAATATTTTAAAAGCTGTTTATTGAGAATAAAAATCAGGAGAGTGAAATAATATGAAAATAATGAAAAAAGAAGATTTTGAAAAAATAAATATCTTTGGAACAGGAAAGCCTAATGATGCTTATGCAGAATATTTTATAGGAAATTCATTTTTAAATTTTCTTATGGAGCCAGGAGCCTCTTCAGTATTTCTTGCAAATGTAACTTTTGAACCAAGATGCCGCAATAACTGGCATATTCATCATGCTGACAAAGGAGGAGGACAGATTTTAATCTGTACAGCTGGTGAGGGTTGGTATCAGGAAGAAGGAAAAGAGGCAGTAAGCCTTAAACCTGGAATGGTAATTGTTATTTCTCCAGAGATGAAACACTGGCATGGTGCAAAAGCAGATTCATGGTTCAGCCATATAGCTATAGAGGTACCAGGAGAAAATTGTTCAAATGAATGGTGTGAACCAGTTACTGATGAGGAATATAATAAATTATAAAGAAAAAATATGGACTATTCAGACAAAAAGCCAGAAAGGAGAAAATTATGAGCTTAAAAATTATATTGACAGGATTGATAATACTTTTCTCAATAAAAGCTTACAGTTCAGAGAGAAAAATAAAATTTTCTTTCAATGATAAGGAAATAATAGTAGCTTTAGAAGATAATAGAGCAGCAGAAAGTTTATTAAAACAGCTGCCTTTAACACTGAGATTTGAAGATTACAGCAATACAGAAAAAATAAGCTATCTTCCTGAGAAGTTAGATGTAAGTCAGGCACCAGACAGTTGTACTCCTCATACTGGTGATTTAACTTATTATTCTCCATGGGGAAATCTAGCATTTTTTTATAAAGATTTTGGATATTCTAAAGGACTTATATTATTAGGAAAAATAGAAAGCGGAATGGAAGAATTAAAAGAGCTTGATAAAGCTCTGTCTGTAAAAATTGAAAGAATGAATAAATAGTGAGGTGAATATTATGAAAAGAAGATTTATTATGTTGTTAATATCAATATTTGGTTTTACATCTGCTA
This Fusobacterium sp. DNA region includes the following protein-coding sequences:
- a CDS encoding MerR family transcriptional regulator, giving the protein MTFDEIKKYYNITDEIIQEYKNWGFSRIEKNGKNNSELEKLKLIMILRDSGFNAKEIENYMKIEFKDGRADAKKMKLLNDKRNQLLDKIHTYEKQLGNLDYIRYEIRKNIEGGI
- a CDS encoding cyclophilin-like fold protein, which produces MSLKIILTGLIILFSIKAYSSERKIKFSFNDKEIIVALEDNRAAESLLKQLPLTLRFEDYSNTEKISYLPEKLDVSQAPDSCTPHTGDLTYYSPWGNLAFFYKDFGYSKGLILLGKIESGMEELKELDKALSVKIERMNK
- a CDS encoding cupin domain-containing protein, with amino-acid sequence MKKEDFEKINIFGTGKPNDAYAEYFIGNSFLNFLMEPGASSVFLANVTFEPRCRNNWHIHHADKGGGQILICTAGEGWYQEEGKEAVSLKPGMVIVISPEMKHWHGAKADSWFSHIAIEVPGENCSNEWCEPVTDEEYNKL
- a CDS encoding LysR family transcriptional regulator → MEIRVLKYFLMVAREENITRAAALLYITQPTLSRQLMQLEEELGVKLFHRSKHRIILTGDGMLLKRRAEEIVSLADKTEREFFQKDENLIGELVIGSGELQSSQFLSMLLASFYKKHPQVYYEIYSGNSDNIKERIERGILDMGLLVEPVDTSRYEFIRFPIKEEWGILVSENSELAGKKSVTSKDLINIPLIMTKRETLQKELKNWFGIYSEQIEVVASGNLLYNMAAMVKNRMGAVITLKLDCKYNELSFVPLSPKLESTTVLVWKKNQASSPIASAFIEHVKKYVSSIFNDTI